Within the Novosphingobium pentaromativorans US6-1 genome, the region CAGCCTGCCATTGCGCCAGTGTCTTGCCGCTGGACCGGACGACTTCGAGTGCACGGGCGATGCGGGCGGTGTCCGCTGGGGCGAGGCGACTGGCACGCTCCGGGTCTTCCTGCCGGAGCGCGGCAAAGGCCTCATCGACGGGCAGCGCGCGAACCGCCTGCCGAATCCCGGGATCGATCGCCGGGACCGGAGCGATACCTTCGAGCAGAGTCCTTATATACAGGCCGGTACCGCCGACGAGGATGGGCAGGGCGCCTTCAGCGTGGATCGCCGAGATCGTGTGCCGCGCAGTTTGCGCCCAGTCGGCCGCGGAGCAGCTTTGCGACCCGTCCCAGTTTCCGAACAGGCGGTGCTCGATCCCGCCCATTTCCTCGTGCGTCGGCCGCGCGCTCAGGACCTGCAGGTCGGCATAGACCTGCGAGCTGTCGGCATTGACGACGACGCAGCGCCGCCCGCGCCTGTGCAGTTCCTGTGCCAGCATGACCGCACAATCGCTCTTGCCGCTGGCGGTCGGCCCTGCGATGAGCGCCAGCGGTGGCCGGTCTGCGGCCGCGATATTCAACGATGCATCAAGGATATTTGCAGTGCTCATTGCCCGGCTGATAGCAGAACCGGATCATCTCTCCGCAAGAATCGACGCGGCCCGTGCCGACATGGAGCAACGGGGCGTGCGCCTGGCCGAGGCATCGATGCTCGATTTCTGCGGACAGACGATGCAGATCGAGTCGCCCGACAGCGATGCGCTGGCCATGCGCGCTTCGCTCGATGCGCATTTCGAGGTGACCGACGGCCTCGTCTGCGAAAGCGAGCCGCAAGTGCCCGCGCTGTTCATTTCCGACATGGATTCGACCATGATCGGGCAGGAATGCATCGATGAACTGGCGGACTTCGCTGGCCTGAAGGATCGCATCGCCGACATTACCGAGCGGGCCATGCAGGGTGAGCTGGACTTCGAGCAGGCCCTTCGCGAACGCGTCGGATTGCTTGAGGGCCTGTCGGTCGAAGCGATCGACCAGTGCCTTGCCGGTCGTATCCAGCCCATGCCCGGATCGAAGGTTATGGTGCAGACGCTCAAGAAGCTGGGTTGCCGTACCGTGCTGGTAACGGGCGGCTTCCACCACTTCGCCGATCCGGTCGCCGAATGGCTGGGCTTCGAAGAGGTCGTGGGCAATCGCCTTGAAGTTGCGGATCGCAAGCTGACCGGCGGCCTTGTCGGCGGCATCGTCGACAGTTCGGTGAAGAAGGGCACGCTGCTTTCGATCATGGCCGAGCTGGCCGAAGGTGCGACGAGCCTTGCCACAGGCGATGGCGCCAATGACATCCCGATGCTTGAAGCGGCCACTTACGGCATTGCCTACCACGCCAAGCCCAAGGCGCGCGCTGCCGCAAATGGCTGGATCAACCGCGGAGACCTCACTTCGGTCCTGCGCCTGCTGGGCATTCCCGAGAAGGACTGGGTCCGCGATTGATGGCGGGGTTGTACCTTCGCTGAGTTCCTCCCCGTTGCGAAGCAATGGGGAGGGAAATCAGCCGCCGGACTGGCGGAAGGGTGTTACGCCTCCATCCAGTCCCGGAAGAACGCCTCGTTGGCTTCGCGAAGATCCGCGATTTTGACGCCAGCGACCTTGCTTCCGCCCACGCTGCCGATTCTGACCGCACCGGGCAGTTCGGTTCCGGCCGGGGCCGTCACGACGTAGCGGCCCTGATCTTCGCCGAAAGCTTCGGCAGTGGAAAGAGCGCTGTCGAGGGTGCAGCCCTTGCCGCTGGCGAGGGCCATTTCGGCAAGCGCGACCAGCAGGCCGCCGTCGCTGATGTCATGGACGGCGGTAACTTTGTCCTGACCGATCCATTCACGCACGGTTGCGCCGTTGGCACGTTCGGCATCGAGATCGACCTTCGGCGCTTCGCCCGCTTCCTGACCGGCAATCTCGCGCAGCCACAGCGACTGGCCCAGGTGCGTGCCCGAACCGCCCAGCACGAAGATGTCGTCGCCTTCGTTCTTGAAGGCGATGGTAGCCATCTTGTCGTGGTCGACGAGCAGGCCGACGCCGCCGATTGCCGGTGTCGGCAGGATAGCCGAGCCGCCGCCGGTGGCTTTCGATTCGTTGTAGAGCGAGACGTTGCCGGACACGATCGGATAGTCGAGCGCGCGGCAGGCATCGCCCATGCCGTTGAGGCAGCCGACGATCTGAGCCATGATCTGCGGGCGCTGTGGGTTCGCGAAGTTGAGGCAATTGGTGATTGCCAGCGGCAGGCCGCCGACCGCGCAGATGTTGCGGTAGGTCTCTGCGACCGCCTGCTTGCCGCCCTCGTAAGGGTCGGCATAGCAGTAGCGCGGGCTGCAGTCGGTGCTGATCGCCAGCGCCTTCTGCGTGCCGTGGACGCGCACGACCGCGGCATCGCCGCCCGACTTTTGCATGGTATCCGCGCCGACCTGGCTGTCGTACTGTTCCCAGATCCACTTGCGCGAGGCGAGGTCCGCCCCGCCCATCAGCTTGAGCAGATCCGCGCCCAGGTCTGTGCTTTCGGGCACGTCGCCCAGCGCGGGCACCTTGGCCCATGCCTTGTACTCTTCGGGGCTGACGTAGGGCCGCTCGTATTCCGGCGCATCGTCGGCGAGCGGGCCGAGCGGAATGTCGCAGACCACTTCGCCGTCGAACTCGAGGACCATGTGGCCGGTATCGGTGACTTCACCGATCACCGCGAAGTCGAGTTCCCACTTCCTGAAGATCGCTTCGGCCATGGCTTCCTTGCCCGGCTTGAGGACCATGAGCATGCGCTCCTGGCTCTCCGAAAGCATCATCTCGTAAGGCGTCATCGCCTCTTCACGGCAGGGCACCTTGTTCATGTCGAGCCGGATGCCCGCGCCGCCCTTGCTGGCCATTTCGACCGAGGAGGAAGTAAGGCCCGCCGCGCCCATGTCCTGGATCGCGACGATAGCATCGGTCGCCATCAGCTCGAGGCAGGCCTCGATCAGCAGCTTCTCGGTGAAGGGATCGCCGACCTGCACGGTCGGGCGCTTCTCGTCCGAGTTCTCGTCGAAGTCGGCAGAGGCCATGGTGGCGCCGTGAATGCCGTCGCGGCCGGTCTTCGAGCCGACGTAGACGATGGGGTTTCCCAGGCCGGTGGCGGCGCAGTAGAAGATCTTGTCGGTTTCGGCCACGCCCACGGTCATCGCGTTGACGAGGATGTTGCCGTCGTAGGCCTTGTGGAAGTTCGTCTCGCCGCCGACGGTGGGCACGCCCACGCAGTTGCCGTAACCGCCGATTCCCGCGACTACGCCCTGCACGAGGTGCTTCATCTTCGGGTGCTCGGGGCGGCCGAAGCGCAGCGCGTTCATGTTCGCGACCGGGCGCGCGCCCATCGTGAAGACGTCGCGCAGGATGCCGCCGACGCCCGTCGCCGCGCCCTGGTAGGGCTCGATGTAGCTGGGGTGGTTGTGGCTCTCCATCTTGAAGATGGCCGCCTGGCCGTCGCCGATGTCGATGACGCCGGCGTTTTCGCCGGGGCCCTGGATGACCCAGGGCGCCTCGGTCGGCAACTTCTTGAGGTGGAAGCGACTCGACTTGTACGAGCAATGCTCTGACCACATGACCGAAAAGATGCCGAGTTCCACAAGGTTCGGCTCTCGGCCGAGCGCATGAAGGACGCGCTCGTATTCCTCGGGGCTGAGGCCGTGGGCCTCGACGACTTCAGGGGTGATTCCGCTCATGCGACGCGCCTTAGCCATGTCATCGCGCGCGCGCTAGTCCGCTTTCACGCCCTGATTCAGGGTTCCTGACGCCAAGGGCATGGCAAAACGCGATTCTCCGGTTCCCACCTTGACCGTGTGACACGAGACGGCCATTGCTGCGGCATGAACGGAGAGACCCCGAACATCGACGCCTTGAGCTTTGAGGATGCGCTGCGCGCGCTGGAAGACGTAGTGCGCAAGCTCGAAAGCGGCGATGTGCCGCTCGAAGATTCGATCACGCTTTACGAACGTGGTGAAGAGCTGCGCAAGCATTGCCAGAAGCGCCTCGATGCGGCCCAGGCACGGATCGAGAAGATCGTCGCCGGACCTGACGGGGTGCCGTCCGGCACCCAGCCTTTCGATGCCGCGGATCGCTGAGTCGTGGCCCAGGGCGTAACCGACTCGCTGCTCGCAGAGGGTCTTGCGCGCATCGCGTCCGAGATCGACGGCGCTTTCGATGCACTGTTGCCGGTTCCGGAAGATGCGCGCGCGCGCCTGATCGAAGCCATGCGCTATGCCGCGATCGGCGGCGGCAAGCGGCTGCGTCCGCTCCTGCTGACCTCGGTGGCCGAAATGTACGGCGTCGACCGCGGGGCCGCGGTGCGGGCGGCCGTCGCGATCGAAGCGATCCACGTCTATTCGCTGATCCACGATGACCTGCCGTGCATGGACGATGATGCGCTGCGCCATGGCAAGCCGACCGTCCACATCGCTTTCGACGAGGCGACGGCGGTTCTGGCCGGGGATTCGCTGCACGTCTTCGCATTCGAGGTGCTGGCCGATCCGGCGACTTGCGCCGATCCCTTCACCCGCATCGAACTGGTCCAGGCGCTTGGCCATGCCAGCGGCGCGCACGGCATGGCGGGCGGCCAGATGATGGACCTCGTCGCCGAGACGAGCGAGTTCGATCTGCAGACCGTCACCCGCCTGCAACAGCTCAAGACAGGGGCCCTGCTGGGAGCAGCGGTCGAGATGGGCGCGATCCTGGGCCGGGTCTCGCCGGAAGGGCGCACGCACCTTCGCGGCTATGCGCGCGACATCGGGCTGGCCTTCCAGATCGCCGACGACCTGATCGATTATGAAGGCGATGCCGCCACCGCCGGCAAGGCGGTGGGCAAGGATGCCAGCGCCGGGAAGGAAACCTTCGTGTCGCTGCTCGGCCCCGAACGCGCACGCGAACAGGCGCGGCTGCTGGTTGATCAGGCGATCGCGTACCTTGCGCACTACGGCAAGGAAGCAGAACTGCTGCGCGCCGTGGCGCGCTACATCATCGAGAGGGATCATTGATGACGGCCTTGAAGACCGCTGGCGAACGCGTCGGCGTTTATCCCGGCACTTTCGATCCGATCACGCGCGGTCATGCCGACATCATCCGGCGCGGTGCCAAGCTGGTCGATCGGCTGATCATCGGCGTCACAACCAACATGTCGAAGAACCCGCTGTTCGCCCCCGACGAGCGCATCGCGATGGTGGAGCGTGAGGTGGAGAATCTGGGCATCGACAACGTCTCGGTGGTGGGCTTCAACGCACTGCTAATGAAGTTTGCCGAAAAGCAGGGAGCAACGGTCATCGTGCGCGGCCTGCGGGCCGTTGCCGACTTCGAGTACGAGTACCAGATGGCCGGCATGAACCAGCAGCTCAACGCGAACATCGAGACCGTCTTCCTCATGGCCGATGTCAGTCTCCAGCCGATCGCATCCAAGCTGGTGAAGGAGATCGCCATGTTCGGCGGCGATATCTCCAAGTTCGTCAGCCCTGCGGTTCGCGACGACGTGGTCGAACGCATCGCCGCGACCGGCCTCAAGGGCGACTACTGAACAGATCAGTCCGTTTCGTTCATTGTCACGTCATCGCCGGCGCTCTATCGCCCCCACGATGACTGGCTCCAGCTTGTGAGTAATCGATGAAATTTCGCCTTCCTCTCACCGCGACGATGATCGGGCTTGCGCTGGTGGCTGCACCGGCCCTGGCGAAGAAAAAGGAAGTACCCGCACCGGTCGCACCGGCGCTTTCCCCGGTAGTCGATACCGACATGTCGCACGATCCGCAGAACATCCTGGTGCTGGATCTTTCGGACGGCGGCCGCGTGGCGATCCGCCTGATGCCGGAATGGGCGCCCCACCATGTCGAGCGGATCAAGACGCTGGCCGAGCAGGGCTTCTACAACGGGGTGATCTTCCACCGCGTGATCGACGGCTTCATGGCGCAGACCGGCGACCCGACGGGCACCGGCCAGGGCGGTTCGCAGCTCCCCGACCTCGAGGCCGAATTCAATTCGCTGCCGCACCTGCGCGGCACCGTATCGATGGCGCGCACGAACGATCCGAACAGCGCGAACAGCCAGTTCTTCATCGTTTTCTATCCGCGCTTCTCGCTCGATCACAAGTACACGGTGTTCGGCCGCGTGATCTCGGGCATGCAGTACGTCGATGCGATTCATCGCGGCGAGCCGCCGCAGAACCCGACGCGCATCGTCCAGGCCTCGCTCGCCTCGGACCACAAGGCACCGCCTGCACCGGGCACTGTCGCGGCGTCGGCCACGGCGGCTCCGATCACCGCGGACCAGCTCAGCAATTCCAGTTCCGACTGAGCGCGGCGCAAGGCGGCGCTCAGTCGCGCGCAATCGCAACGCACGATCTTGTCGAAATCCGCGCGCTGCTCTAGCGCGCGGCCATGCGCGTTGACCTCTTCGATTTCGACCTTCCCACCGAACGCATAGCCCTTCGTCCGGCGAGGCCGCGCGATGCCGCGCGGATGCTGGTGGTCGATGGCGATGCGCCGTTCTCGGACCGCCATGTCCGCGACCTGCCACAGATGCTGCGCAAGGGAGACGTGCTGGTCTTCAACGACACCCGCGTCATTCCCGCCCAGCTCGAAGGCCGCCGGGGTGAAGCTCGGATCGGCGCGACCCTGCACAAGCGCATCGACCTGCGCCGCTGGCAGGCCTTCGTGCGCAATGCCAAGCGCCTCAGGCCCGGCGACCGGGTCGAGTTTCCGGCCGAAGTTACCGCGATTGCGGAAGCGCGGCACGAAGACGGCAGCTGGACGCTCGCCTTCGAGGGCGACGAACCGGTCGAAGTGCTGCTCGAGCGGGCAGGGCGCATGCCGCTGCCGCCCTACATCGCCGGCAAGCGCGATACCGACGAGGCCGACCGCTCGGACTACCAGACGATGTTCGCGCGCGAGAAGGGCGCGGTTGCCGCCCCGACTGCGGCGCTGCACTTCACCCCTGAACTCGTCGAGCGGCTCGATGAAGCCGGCATCGCCCGCGAGACGCTTACGCTCCATGTCGGGGCGGGTACCTTCCTGCCGGTGAAGGCCGACGATACCAGCGATCACAAGATGCATGCGGAATGGGGGCGGATCGACCAGGCCACGGCGGACCGTCTCAATGCCGCGCGCGCCGCTGGCGGTCGCCTGATCGCCGTAGGCACGACAAGCCTGCGCCTGCTGGAGAGTGCCGCAGGCGAGGACGACGTGATCCGGCCCTTCGAAGGCGACACCTCGATCTTCATTACCCCGGGCTATCGCTTCAAGGCGATCGACGGATTGATGACGAACTTCCACCTGCCCAAGTCGACCCTGTTCATGCTGGTCAGCGCACTGATGGGTCTGGACAAGATGCAGGCGGTCTATGCCCACGCCATCGGCGCGCAATACCGCTTCTATTCCTACGGCGATTCCAGCCTGTTGCTCCCCTGACTGGATACAGGCGGTCCAACTTGTGGGAATTGCGTCGCAATCTCACGGTCCAGGTCTTGGAACTGCCATCGTCATGCCCCATCAAGGCATGATGGAATCCATTCTTGAAATTCGCGGTCTCACCAAGACTTACGCGGGCGGCTTTACCGCGCTTCACGGCGTCGACCTCGACATCCGCAAGGGCGAGATCTTTGCCCTGCTGGGCCCGAACGGGGCAGGCAAGACGACCTTGATCGGAGCGGTGTGCGGACTGGTGCGGCCCAGTGCGGGCACGATCCGCGTTTTCGGCGAAGATCTGCGCTCGCACTGGCGCAGCTTGCGCGCCCGGATCGGACTGGTGCCGCAGGAACTGGCGACCGACATGTTCGAAACGGTCATGCACACGGTCAATTATTCGCGCGGGCTGTTCGGACTCGCGCCGGACGCGGACAAGATCGAGGAGATCCTCAAGGCGCTCAGCCTGTGGGACAAGCGCAATGAGCAGATCCGCGCCCTGTCCGGTGGCATGAAGCGCCGCGTGCTGATCGCCAAGGCGCTGGCACACGAACCGCAGCTGCTGTTTCTTGACGAGCCGACAGCGG harbors:
- the miaA gene encoding tRNA (adenosine(37)-N6)-dimethylallyltransferase MiaA; amino-acid sequence: MSTANILDASLNIAAADRPPLALIAGPTASGKSDCAVMLAQELHRRGRRCVVVNADSSQVYADLQVLSARPTHEEMGGIEHRLFGNWDGSQSCSAADWAQTARHTISAIHAEGALPILVGGTGLYIRTLLEGIAPVPAIDPGIRQAVRALPVDEAFAALRQEDPERASRLAPADTARIARALEVVRSSGKTLAQWQAETSGGIGDAVTVYPAILLPERQALYRRCDLRFERMIERGALGEVEALLARQLDPALPVMRAIGVPELAGVVRGEWTLEEAIARGSQATRNYAKRQFTWLRHQPPEDWQRVSFENFDSTYLHDILFRIFHLT
- the serB gene encoding phosphoserine phosphatase SerB; amino-acid sequence: MLIARLIAEPDHLSARIDAARADMEQRGVRLAEASMLDFCGQTMQIESPDSDALAMRASLDAHFEVTDGLVCESEPQVPALFISDMDSTMIGQECIDELADFAGLKDRIADITERAMQGELDFEQALRERVGLLEGLSVEAIDQCLAGRIQPMPGSKVMVQTLKKLGCRTVLVTGGFHHFADPVAEWLGFEEVVGNRLEVADRKLTGGLVGGIVDSSVKKGTLLSIMAELAEGATSLATGDGANDIPMLEAATYGIAYHAKPKARAAANGWINRGDLTSVLRLLGIPEKDWVRD
- the purL gene encoding phosphoribosylformylglycinamidine synthase subunit PurL; amino-acid sequence: MSGITPEVVEAHGLSPEEYERVLHALGREPNLVELGIFSVMWSEHCSYKSSRFHLKKLPTEAPWVIQGPGENAGVIDIGDGQAAIFKMESHNHPSYIEPYQGAATGVGGILRDVFTMGARPVANMNALRFGRPEHPKMKHLVQGVVAGIGGYGNCVGVPTVGGETNFHKAYDGNILVNAMTVGVAETDKIFYCAATGLGNPIVYVGSKTGRDGIHGATMASADFDENSDEKRPTVQVGDPFTEKLLIEACLELMATDAIVAIQDMGAAGLTSSSVEMASKGGAGIRLDMNKVPCREEAMTPYEMMLSESQERMLMVLKPGKEAMAEAIFRKWELDFAVIGEVTDTGHMVLEFDGEVVCDIPLGPLADDAPEYERPYVSPEEYKAWAKVPALGDVPESTDLGADLLKLMGGADLASRKWIWEQYDSQVGADTMQKSGGDAAVVRVHGTQKALAISTDCSPRYCYADPYEGGKQAVAETYRNICAVGGLPLAITNCLNFANPQRPQIMAQIVGCLNGMGDACRALDYPIVSGNVSLYNESKATGGGSAILPTPAIGGVGLLVDHDKMATIAFKNEGDDIFVLGGSGTHLGQSLWLREIAGQEAGEAPKVDLDAERANGATVREWIGQDKVTAVHDISDGGLLVALAEMALASGKGCTLDSALSTAEAFGEDQGRYVVTAPAGTELPGAVRIGSVGGSKVAGVKIADLREANEAFFRDWMEA
- a CDS encoding exodeoxyribonuclease VII small subunit: MNGETPNIDALSFEDALRALEDVVRKLESGDVPLEDSITLYERGEELRKHCQKRLDAAQARIEKIVAGPDGVPSGTQPFDAADR
- a CDS encoding polyprenyl synthetase family protein, which gives rise to MAQGVTDSLLAEGLARIASEIDGAFDALLPVPEDARARLIEAMRYAAIGGGKRLRPLLLTSVAEMYGVDRGAAVRAAVAIEAIHVYSLIHDDLPCMDDDALRHGKPTVHIAFDEATAVLAGDSLHVFAFEVLADPATCADPFTRIELVQALGHASGAHGMAGGQMMDLVAETSEFDLQTVTRLQQLKTGALLGAAVEMGAILGRVSPEGRTHLRGYARDIGLAFQIADDLIDYEGDAATAGKAVGKDASAGKETFVSLLGPERAREQARLLVDQAIAYLAHYGKEAELLRAVARYIIERDH
- the coaD gene encoding pantetheine-phosphate adenylyltransferase; protein product: MTALKTAGERVGVYPGTFDPITRGHADIIRRGAKLVDRLIIGVTTNMSKNPLFAPDERIAMVEREVENLGIDNVSVVGFNALLMKFAEKQGATVIVRGLRAVADFEYEYQMAGMNQQLNANIETVFLMADVSLQPIASKLVKEIAMFGGDISKFVSPAVRDDVVERIAATGLKGDY
- a CDS encoding peptidylprolyl isomerase; the protein is MKFRLPLTATMIGLALVAAPALAKKKEVPAPVAPALSPVVDTDMSHDPQNILVLDLSDGGRVAIRLMPEWAPHHVERIKTLAEQGFYNGVIFHRVIDGFMAQTGDPTGTGQGGSQLPDLEAEFNSLPHLRGTVSMARTNDPNSANSQFFIVFYPRFSLDHKYTVFGRVISGMQYVDAIHRGEPPQNPTRIVQASLASDHKAPPAPGTVAASATAAPITADQLSNSSSD
- the queA gene encoding tRNA preQ1(34) S-adenosylmethionine ribosyltransferase-isomerase QueA, whose product is MRVDLFDFDLPTERIALRPARPRDAARMLVVDGDAPFSDRHVRDLPQMLRKGDVLVFNDTRVIPAQLEGRRGEARIGATLHKRIDLRRWQAFVRNAKRLRPGDRVEFPAEVTAIAEARHEDGSWTLAFEGDEPVEVLLERAGRMPLPPYIAGKRDTDEADRSDYQTMFAREKGAVAAPTAALHFTPELVERLDEAGIARETLTLHVGAGTFLPVKADDTSDHKMHAEWGRIDQATADRLNAARAAGGRLIAVGTTSLRLLESAAGEDDVIRPFEGDTSIFITPGYRFKAIDGLMTNFHLPKSTLFMLVSALMGLDKMQAVYAHAIGAQYRFYSYGDSSLLLP